A stretch of Argiope bruennichi chromosome 10, qqArgBrue1.1, whole genome shotgun sequence DNA encodes these proteins:
- the LOC129988029 gene encoding RNA-binding protein 12-like, producing the protein MSIIIRLQNLPWAADSGDIRRYFAGLSIPEGGVHIVGGEMGDAFIAFSTDEDARLAMEKDGGKIHEMQIKLLLSSRTEMMRVIEKARQQNIALQSQYTMPLSQPMIPVQQPIMQLQQPVMSAQQPIMSAQQPVMSARQSMMSVPQSIMPVISVQQPVIPSRQTARMTGTLVVESDRKRGRSPSPSHRRSREKSPPRDRRRSPDRRDRSKRDRSRSPAHGESRDIDRRGDRFKRDDRYDEDPRYRDDHSDRDDNKRLDPDGLDQHSDVYNQSLNHSYYGPSVGAVTSTGYNYDSPQMMGNAGSFYDFPANGKPNALGMNKRNSPASNAVSASSSQAYMQRPRAFTGMPYDQAPQIGKEAVSNPANDPMRDKGRRPRFENEYPSSQEPPYFPNPSQNQKAARNSSFGDKRGTVQDFRPPTRDATWPQGNEDQQENTQWPKKRTALLEAPTSKNGISSQATPIGLEQSPPQKPGSKNPFGISDNYVAKTGSTAFPTNNTPKKDEIARRGPDMHNDNQWREPPITVEVRGIPPDVRINEMMDLFPNLSIPSSNICIKANNEGAEKVFIRFNHPSECAEVLSGQPYYIRNYCCQVSPCPVEAFEAAAASSNSEKPNPKPVPREEDLFVQLKGLPFACSEADIEHFFKGLRIVDMFIENSPDGRCTGIGFVQFSSTSDFRVALTMNGNMIGHRYITISVASKEIADQARRSLDYLPKRAKSPPHSSGPPGNFGSSRLPRRPKGPNDVPVSNLGNGPPPSNHGRPTNFSVSLRDLPDHVTNKEIAEFFRETGIGIRAFHIMLNVDKLPNGDAFIEVASKGEADAAVSLNGKIMRGKRVSVTHISFQKMSEILHGPSPTLTPPPAPGPLLQTPPGLDRPRRPLIPHAPEKPFVDQPPDDPSLFDGPPTDHLPFEHPHVERPFLPRGNRPRPDFPRGGQPRPDFPRGGQPRPDFLRGERPRMDGPFRGARPLMERPGGPPHGRMHPPFPGRPPFGGPPPPSRGGIPPGFGAPGCVVAVNNLHFRASLEDVFDFFKDYQLSKDSVMRRFDENDQVTGEARVAFQTPREAQKAVRELNHKPIMGRPLSLALL; encoded by the coding sequence ATGTCGATCATTATTCGACTTCAAAATTTGCCATGGGCTGCGGATTCCGGAGATATCCGTCGCTACTTTGCTGGTCTTTCAATTCCAGAAGGAGGTGTGCACATCGTCGGAGGAGAAATGGGTGATGCCTTTATCGCTTTCAGTACAGACGAGGATGCACGTCTGGCAATGGAAAAAGATGGAGGGAAGATTCACGAGATGCAAATCAAATTGCTTCTGAGTAGTCGTACGGAAATGATGCGAGTTATTGAGAAAGCTAGACAGCAAAACATTGCTCTCCAGTCTCAATATACGATGCCACTTTCACAACCAATGATTCCTGTACAACAGCCAATTATGCAATTGCAGCAACCTGTGATGTCAGCGCAGCAACCAATTATGTCGGCACAGCAGCCTGTAATGTCTGCTCGGCAGTCGATGATGTCAGTTCCACAATCTATAATGCCTGTCATTTCAGTTCAACAGCCTGTAATTCCTTCTCGGCAAACAGCAAGAATGACAGGGACATTGGTTGTCGAAAGTGATAGAAAAAGAGGAAGAAGTCCTAGTCCATCTCATCGTAGAAGTCGTGAAAAATCCCCTCCTAGAGATCGTCGCCGCAGTCCAGACAGACGAGATCGTTCCAAAAGGGATCGTAGTCGAAGTCCTGCGCATGGAGAAAGCAGAGATATTGACCGACGTGGCGATCGTTTTAAAAGAGATGATCGCTATGATGAAGACCCTCGATACCGAGATGATCATTCTGATCGAGATGACAATAAACGACTTGATCCTGATGGATTAGATCAGCATTCTGATGTATATAATCAAAGTTTGAATCATAGCTATTATGGACCTTCTGTCGGTGCTGTTACTTCCACTGGATATAATTATGATTCTCCTCAGATGATGGGAAATGCAGGATCATTTTATGACTTTCCAGCAAATGGAAAACCAAATGCTTTGGGTATGAATAAACGTAACAGTCCAGCTTCTAATGCAGTGAGTGCGTCATCGTCACAGGCTTATATGCAACGGCCTAGGGCATTTACAGGAATGCCTTATGATCAGGCTCCTCAAATAGGTAAAGAAGCCGTGTCTAATCCAGCTAATGATCCAATGAGAGACAAAGGCAGACGGCCACGATTCGAGAATGAATATCCTTCATCTCAAGAACCTCCATATTTCCCTAACCCCTCTCAAAATCAAAAAGCAGCTAGAAACTCTTCTTTTGGTGATAAAAGAGGCACTGTTCAAGACTTTCGTCCTCCTACCAGAGATGCTACCTGGCCCCAAGGTAATGAAGATCAACAAGAAAATACACAATGGCCAAAGAAACGAACAGCTTTACTTGAAGCACCAACTTCAAAGAATGGCATTTCTTCTCAAGCCACTCCAATTGGCCTTGAACAATCACCACCTCAGAAGCCAGGAAGTAAAAATCCATTTGGAATAAGTGATAACTATGTAGCAAAAACGGGTTCTACTGCTTTTCCAACTAATAATACGCCTAAAAAAGATGAAATAGCAAGAAGAGGACCTGATATGCATAATGATAATCAATGGCGGGAGCCACCGATCACTGTAGAAGTGAGAGGAATACCACCTGATGTTAGAATCAATGAAATGATGGATCTATTTCCAAATCTATCTATCCCATCATCAAATATCTGCATAAAAGCTAATAATGAAGGTGCTGAGAAAGTTTTTATTCGTTTCAATCACCCTTCTGAGTGTGCAGAAGTTCTCAGTGGACAACCTTATTATATTCGTAATTATTGTTGTCAAGTTTCACCCTGCCCAGTTGAAGCATTTGAGGCTGCTGCTGCATCATCTAATTCAGAAAAACCTAATCCAAAACCTGTTCCCAGAGAAGAAGATTTATTTGTTCAGTTGAAAGGTCTTCCTTTCGCCTGCAGTGAAGCTGATATTGAACATTTCTTTAAAGGTCTCAGAATTGTGGATATGTTTATAGAAAATTCTCCTGATGGTAGATGTACAGGAATTGGATTTGTGCAATTTTCTTCAACAAGTGATTTCCGAGTGGCTCTAACCATGAATGGTAACATGATTGGTCATCGTTATATAACTATCTCTGTTGCTAGTAAAGAAATTGCAGATCAGGCTAGAAGATCATTAGATTATTTGCCTAAAAGAGCAAAGAGCCCTCCACACAGTTCTGGTCCTCCTGGGAATTTTGGTTCATCTCGCTTACCTAGGAGACCCAAAGGTCCCAATGATGTTCCTGTTTCTAACTTAGGAAATGGACCTCCTCCTTCGAATCATGGTCGACCAactaatttttctgtttctttaagaGATTTGCCTGATCATGTGACAAATAAggaaattgcagaatttttccGTGAAACTGGCATTGGCATTCGTGCCTTCCACATAATGCTCAATGTTGATAAGTTACCAAATGGTGATGCTTTTATTGAAGTAGCAAGTAAAGGAGAAGCTGATGCTGCAGTTAGTCTGAATGGCAAAATCATGCGTGGGAAACGTGTATCTGTAACACATATCTCATTTCAAAAGATGTCTGAGATACTTCATGGTCCATCACCGACTTTAACTCCCCCACCGGCACCAGGACCTCTTTTGCAAACTCCACCAGGTCTTGATAGACCTCGTAGACCACTCATTCCTCATGCACCTGAAAAACCATTTGTAGATCAGCCTCCAGATGATCCCTCTTTGTTTGATGGGCCACCAACTGATCATCTGCCTTTTGAACATCCTCATGTTGAGCGACCTTTTCTTCCTCGTGGTAATCGACCAAGACCGGACTTCCCCAGAGGTGGTCAACCAAGACCAGACTTTCCTAGAGGCGGTCAACCAAGACCAGATTTCTTGCGTGGTGAACGGCCAAGAATGGATGGACCTTTTCGTGGTGCTAGACCTCTCATGGAACGGCCTGGAGGCCCACCCCATGGTCGAATGCATCCTCCGTTCCCAGGCAGACCACCTTTTGGTGGCCCACCACCACCAAGTCGAGGAGGGATTCCTCCTGGATTTGGAGCGCCAGGTTGTGTTGTAGCagtaaataatttgcatttccgTGCCTCTTTGGAAgatgtatttgattttttcaaGGATTATCAATTAAGTAAAGACAGTGTTATGCGTAGATTTGATGAAAACGATCAAGTGACTGGAGAAGCTCGAGTAGCCTTCCAAACCCCTAGAGAAGCTCAGAAAGCTGTCAGAGAACTTAATCATAAACCCATCATGGGTCGTCCATTATCACTGGCATTATTATag